In Portunus trituberculatus isolate SZX2019 chromosome 24, ASM1759143v1, whole genome shotgun sequence, a single genomic region encodes these proteins:
- the LOC123508207 gene encoding glutathione peroxidase 7-like, whose translation MGYQRQDVALFSCLVLLAALCTAGCAGEDFYSFSVKDHQGQDVALESYRGKVTLVVNVASLCGYTETTYRALKKLHDILGYGGHFSVLAFPCNQFGDQEPLDIEDILEHVTSEYEVEFPVFNKIDVVGPNADPAFRQLIEDSSIVPDWNFYKYLVNGSGRVVGAWGTRVTIEEIFDEVQAEVKKAKEAASPDKKEASPVEGGGKDEL comes from the exons ATGGGTTACCAGCGGCAGGACGTGGCTCTGTTCTCTTGTCTCGTCCTCCTGGCAGCCCTATGCACTGCAGGCTGTGCTGGGGAAGACTTCTACAGCTTCTCCGTCAAGGACCACCAGGGGCAGGACGTGGCACTGGAGTCCTACAGAGGGAAG gttACTCTGGTGGTGAATGTTGCTAGTTTATGTGGCTACACAGAGACCACATACCGAGCCCTCAAGAAGCTGCATGACATTCTTG GTTATGGTGGCCACTTCTCAGTGCTGGCTTTCCCATGCAATCAGTTTGGTGATCAGGAGCCACTTGACATCGAAGACATACTGGAACATGTCACCTCAGAGTATGAGGTGGAGTTCCCAGTATTCAACAAGATCGATGTGGTGGGACCAAACGCTGACCCAGCCTTCAGACAACTCATTG AGGATTCATCCATTGTGCCGGACTGGAACTTCTACAAATACTTGGTGAATGGGTCTGGCCGGGTGGTAGGGGCTTGGGGCACCCGCGTCACCATAGAGGAAATCTTTGATGAGGTCCAGGCTGAGGTGAAGAAGGCGAAGGAAGCAGCATCACCTGACAAGAAAGAAGCATCGCCAGTTGAAGGTGGTGGCAAAGATGAACTCTAG
- the LOC123508206 gene encoding uncharacterized protein LOC123508206 has product MRLLFHGMVLVILISISSLVLYSLLLWVVAPTTPGPNRLTTARLRKNDEYITLVGSDIESHFYTLEVHNCSLQATGVNITWNNAIWQKVDGRRVYLYRSYYDIRYAFGGTSYHYVRILGMSQGKIKEEDHYYCHLWYPREQDPVAVRADVSEVWQPVWDSKPKPDIYHTYLFSCPVPLRVHGHRPYPEFVSLSYRACENMTTQLKVHHDGIKAWQRNERKGKYIVCVKGMNFEEDVSVKLIEWLEMIFILGADKILIYKYTVHPNVAKVLDYYHSKGKVMAVPLTLPGDQPNEPKQRTRYLKKALWQKRRNELIPYNDCLYRNIYLYDYIVPLDVDEVIIPVGSHTWSQMFTKLQRKQPKALEKYASFSAQNAYFFDVFNVTSDPEIPYYFHMLRHTIRSANFSIHGHSVKSFISTKNSLTVFNHYTLESLYPRLKRNLVMNTSLAQINHYKKRCPREMYSQCKSKFLVYTKKDNIIKKYKDKLMPRVELVISDLSLLV; this is encoded by the coding sequence ATGAGGCTTCTATTTCATGGCATGGTGTTGGTGATCCTgatctctatctcctccttggTCCTGTACTCTCTGCTACTTTGGGTTGTTGCTCCCACTACCCCAGGCCCGAACAGACTTACCACAGCCAGACTAAGGAAGAATGATGAATATATAACATTAGTTGGGTCAGATATTGAGTCTCACTTCTACACACTGGAGGTTCATAATTGTTCCCTACAGGCAACTGGGGTTAACATAACTTGGAACAATGCAATCTGGCAGAAAGTTGATGGAAGGAGAGTCTACCTTTACCGCTCTTACTACGATATCAGATATGCCTTTGGGGGCACCTCCTACCATTATGTCAGAATCCTTGGCATGTCTCAGGGTAAGATTAAGGAGGAGgaccattactattgtcatctATGGTACCCCAGAGAGCAAGACCCAGTGGCTGTGAGGGCAGATGTGTCAGAAGTTTGGCAACCCGTGTGGGACAGCAAACCAAAACCGGACATATACCACACATACTTATTCTCATGTCCTGTCCCCTTACGAGTGCATGGACATCGCCCATATCCTGAGTTTGTGTCCCTGTCTTACCGTGCCTGTGAGAACATGACCACACAGTTAAAGGTTCATCATGATGGAATCAAAGCCTGgcagaggaatgagaggaagggaaagtacaTTGTGTGTGTCAAGGGAATGAATTTTGAAGAGGACGTGTCAGTGAAGCTTATTGAATGGCTGGAGATGATTTTTATCTTAGGCGCTGATAAGATTCTCATATACAAGTACACTGTGCATCCCAATGTAGCAAAGGTGTTGGATTACTACCACAGCAAAGGGAAGGTGATGGCTGTGCCTCTCACTCTGCCAGGAGACCAACCCAATGAGCCCAAGCAACGAACGCGCTACCTCAAAAAGGCATTGTGGCAGAAACGACGAAATGAACTCATCCCATACAACGACTGTCTCTACCGCAACATTTATCTGTACGACTACATTGTGCCTCTGGACGTGGACGAGGTCATCATCCCAGTCGGCAGCCACACTTGGTCACAGATGTTTACAAAGTTACAAAGGAAGCAGCCAAAGGCTCTTGAGAAATATGCATCCTTTTCAGCCCAGAATGCTTACTTCTTTGATGTGTTCAATGTCACATCTGACCCTGAGATTCCTTACTACTTCCACATGCTGCGGCACACGATTCGGAGTGCCAACTTCAGCATCCATGGTCATTCTGTCAAGAGCTTCATATCCACCAAGAACTCCCTGACGGTGTTCAACCACTACACACTCGAGTCCCTCTACCCAAGACTGAAGCGTAACTTGGTAATGAACACTTCCTTAGCTCAGATCAACCACTACAAGAAGCGCTGTCCCCGGGAGATGTACAGCCAGTGCAAGAGCAAGTTTTTGGTGTACACAAAGAAGGACAATatcataaagaaatataaagataaactCATGCCAAGAGTGGAGTTGGTAATCAGTGACCTCAGTTTGTTAGTttaa
- the LOC123508422 gene encoding putative diacyglycerol O-acyltransferase MT1468, with product MTRLKEESEREVRQSSKQRRRGSRQGHYTYCSSMAVFPMERHVYSGMLDNATRSLNGPFHPLALPPKSTTFSWLEIVAQHEFLLLPALQNMSLALLVLLVPQVSTGNPKKLLSPLKRLLARVFFFHLLFNTVKAIVGVVLMMAMLPMLSVMVFFWMTSILVRLCYAILWGPCVKKAEGLDCVWGVEEKENKPFITVCLRVHGVTDLQAVQRAIFTKIVQVRDDSGEYKYKKFRQLFSQRFGYYCWRDDSHFDINNHVRELKLSSLLPSFEDAEGEHEAAAGEERHKDNDDATDEMVQRYVSEELTKAMPEDKPQWEVLLVDRGDGRYNVLLRLHHAIGDGVTLVRLCVEALVDTPLPRPPVGAPPPGPFVRAVMTVWSLMMLPFGILKVAANFDRNCLHGLPLSGCKLMTWSRGMPLSVLRQVKNEASTTVNDVLMTCLSAALAKHFTRRGSQKVTVVVPVSFHDPHEPLTLTNLFSIATVKLPVGKALQAPRSRLAAVKKVLDDTKRDPTLGAVYWVVKATSEIFPAPVASYLFNSQGITLCASNVPGPQQEITIWGDKVEDLVFWVPNRGPVGVGVSFFSYKGMVKIGLNVDLALFRSKDEAKLLLEDMEEELKLLHRRLLPQQG from the exons ATGACACGTTTAAAGGAAGAGtcagagagggaagtgagacaGTCCTCTAAGCAGCGGCGTAGAg GATCACGTCAAGGCCACTATACATACTGCAGCAGCATGGCGGTGTTCCCGATGGAGCGACACGTGTACTCCGGGATGCTGGACAACGCCACAAGGTCCCTCAACGGACCCTTCCACCCCCTCGCCCTTCCACCCAAGTCCACCACATTCTCCTGGCTGGAAATCGTCGCGCAGCATgagttccttctccttccagcCCTGCAGAACATGTCCCTGGCCTTGCTGGTGCTCCTCGTGCCGCAGGTCTCCACTGGCAACCCCAAGAAGCTGCTCTCACCTTTGAAGCGCCTGCTGGctcgtgttttcttcttccacttgcTGTTTAACACGGTGAAAGCAATAGTCGGGGTGGTGCTAATGATGGCGATGCTGCCCATGCTCTCCGTCATGGTTTTCTTCTGGATGACTTCCATCCTTGTGAGGCTGTGCTACGCTATTCTGTGGGGCCCCTGTGTCAAAAAGGCGGAGGGGCTGGACTGCGTGTggggggtggaggagaaggaaaacaaaccatTTATTACCGTGTGCCTGCGCGTGCACGGCGTCACAGACCTACAAGCGGTGCAGCGAGCTATCTTCACCAAGATCGTGCAGGTGCGGGACGATTCCGGAGAGTACAAGTACAAAAAGTTCCGCCAGCTGTTCTCGCAGCGGTTCGGTTACTACTGCTGGAGGGACGACAGCCACTTCGACATCAACAACCACGTGCGGGAGTTAAAGCTGAGTAGCCTCCTCCCGTCATTCGAAGACGCTGAGGGAGAACACGAGGCTGCGGCAGGGGAGGAGAGGCACAAGGACAACGATGACGCCACGGACGAGATGGTGCAACGCTATGTGAGCGAGGAGCTGACGAAAGCGATGCCGGAGGACAAGCCACAGTGGGAGGTGCTGCTGGTGGATCGAGGTGATGGCAG GTACAATGTGCTGCTAAGGCTCCATCACGCTATCGGAGACGGTGTGACGCTCGTGAGATTGTGTGTGGAGGCTTTGGTGGATACGCCCCTCCCTCGTCCCCCTGTTGGAGCTCCCCCGCCTGGCCCCTTCGTCAG GGCTGTTATGACGGTGTGGTCCCTGATGATGCTGCCTTTCGGTATCCTGAAGGTGGCAGCAAACTTCGACCGTAACTGTCTTCATGGTCTTCCTCTCTCAGGCTGCAAG TTGATGACGTGGTCGAGGGGCATGCCACTGAGTGTCCTCCGGCAGGTGAAGAACGAAGCCTCTACCACTGTTAACGACGTCCTTATGACCTGCCTCTCCGCTGCCCTCGCGAAGCACTTTACCCGCAG aggaagtcaaaaagtgacggtggtggtgcctGTCAGCTTCCACGACCCCCATGAGCCTCTGACTCTCACCAACCTCTTCTCCATCGCCACAGTCAAGCTCCCTGTAGGCAAGGCACTGCAGGCACCCCGCTCCAGACTCGCAGCTGTCAAG AAAGTACTCGATGACACGAAGCGAGACCCAACGCTGGGGGCGGTGTACTGGGTAGTGAAGGCGACCAGCGAGATCTTCCCCGCCCCTGTGGCCTCCTACCTCTTCAATAGCCAGGGCATCACCTTATGTGCCAGCAATGTGCCAG GCCCCCAGCAGGAGATAACCATATGGGGAGACAAGGTGGAGGACTTGGTGTTCTGGGTGCCTAACAGAGGTCccgtgggcgtgggtgtgtcATTCTTCAGCTACAAGGGCATGGTGAAGATTGGTCTTAATGTGGACCTGGCCCTCTTCCGCTCAAAGGATGAG GCGAAGCTGCTGCTggaagacatggaggaggaacTCAAGCTACTGCACCGCCGCCTCCTCCCGCAGCAGGGTTAG
- the LOC123508269 gene encoding vitelline membrane outer layer protein 1 homolog, whose translation MCERGSYAHAFQLKVEEPRGTIGDDTALNSVRLYCQAATSKADSGSVASTVQCWGEWLERRACEPGTFLHGVRLWVEEPQGVLDDVGATDVDMVCSDGRVLYGGGACWGDHSGWFTCPQGYAICGIRTRVEGWAGLMGDNTALNDLMMVCCELP comes from the exons ATGTGTGAACGCGGCAGCTACGCCCATGCCTTCCAGCTGAAG GTGGAGGAGCCGCGGGGCACTATAGGGGACGACACAGCTCTCAACAGCGTGCGTCTCTACTGTCAGGCCGCCACGAGTAAGGCTGACAGTGGGAGTGTAGCCTCAACGGTGCAGTGCTGGGGCGAGTGGCTGG AGAGGAGAGCGTGTGAGCCTGGTACCTTCCTGCATGGGGTGAGGCTCTGGGTGGAGGAACCTCAGGGGGTGCTGGACGACGTAGGAGCAACAGACGTGGACATGGTGTGTAGCGATGGGCGTGTCCTGTATGGCGGGGGCGCGTGCTGGGGCGACCATAGCGGTTGGTTCACCTGTCCTCAAG GATACGCCATCTGTGGAATCAGGACTCGTGTAGAGGGTTGGGCAGGACTCATGGGGGACAACACAGCGCTAAACGACCTCATGATGGTGTGCTGTGAGctgccctga